The genomic region TTTCGCCAGCCCGCACCGCAAGCAGACGTAATGGTGGTGGTGCTCGAGGTTGGGGTCGAAGCGGACGCTTTCCCGGTGCGGGCCAAGGGTGGTGACCAACCCGAGGCCGTCGAGGAGCCACAGCGTCCGATACACGGTGTCGATCGACACCGTCGGAACCCGCGCCCGGACCCCCCGGAAGACGGTTTCCGCATCGGGATGCTCCGTGCTCCCGGCGATCTCGCGG from Candidatus Deferrimicrobiaceae bacterium harbors:
- a CDS encoding transcriptional repressor encodes the protein REIAGSTEHPDAETVFRGVRARVPTVSIDTVYRTLWLLDGLGLVTTLGPHRESVRFDPNLEHHHHYVCLRCGLAKDFENAELNALTIPASVKKYGSVLTTHVEVRGYCAGCAKETASGTTPAARRPRRKPSKPGGER